The Rosa rugosa chromosome 1, drRosRugo1.1, whole genome shotgun sequence genomic sequence CGGATGCgcgcggcttgtttggtcagacccttgGGCGGTTGGACTAggggtctctatggtaccgTCTGCCCGAGTATGAGCCGCCAGGAAACCGGCACAGGACACCTctgactgggtaggaggaggagtccgctgggagccATCCGCCGGGCGTGCGCTGCTCTCTCCACTTCCCGAGCGAGCACCTCCCGCTGGAGCAGGGACCACATCCTTCGCAGGCAGGGCATTCTTGGCTGCCGGCACagtgggctgggacgccttcgtAAAGTCAATAGCGCCCTTCTGCTTCAACATCTCCACAtttgctagggccccagccttcgccgcctcggTCATGGCCTTcttatactccgccgactgtttgaacgcctcaacagcggcggccgcagcGTTGCCCCTTTCAGCTTTCAGgcgggcgacctcaccctccagcctcttcacctcggctagtctggcggcggactcccgctgcaggatgtcgatcttcttatccttagcggctacCCGCTCCTTCAGCAAGGCcacgtcctgctccaacttggagacacgttcattcctctccaggtCCCGTTTGATtgccaccgtcagcttgccacgagcgtccgccgcgtcacagtcCGCCTTTGTCAGGTGccgttccacctccgccagcctgtccctcGCCTCTGCCAGCTCCCTCTGAAGACTTTggacctcctccctgagctcccactcaacccggggctgcttcgacgccgccaggaacatctcgtgcagcccagctgacaattgaccaaaggccgagctgtagggcgactgATTAATAGCCGTTGGCcgcgaaatccccgctaggccgccaaagcCCAGCCGCTAGCAGAGatggtagagaaactcccgtTCACTATCAGTCATGAATTCGGCATAGGCGGAAAACGAGTCCAGGTCACTCGCGGGCATCTCTCTCTCCACCACGGGAGCCTTGGACGGAGCTTGCCGAGCCTTCTTCTGCTGGCGTGCCCCGATGGTCTCCAcatcgtcctcctcctcctcgacgGGGGAGTCAATCTACCGGCGCTTTCTCTGGAGCACCCCTGTGTTCCCGGCAgtgggcttcgatcccttcgCCAGCTGATCCTCCCTGGCAGTGGCGACAGTCTCCGCCGGCTGCACCACTCTCTCCTTTTGAGAGCCGCGCCTGTTGGCAGGCACCCGCTCCTTCTGCGGCGCGGCGGTAGCggatcccttcttcccgccagccacttaggcccccgcctgaacgattGGCAGGCCGTcatcaccaagatgggagtggtgcggcatgggtagcaccaccggaacctcggacgggctcagcgccagcgtctcggggttcacaatagtctgctgggccgccagcccctcggcgtacatggacTCCAGGAAGTTTTCGATCTCGGCGCGGTTCATGGCCTTGTCGAAAGCGttgcggctcgctttgttacctggcggagtttctaaaaaaaaaaaaattattatttacaACCAGTTAGCCTGAGATACTCTGATCGAAGGAACAATGTGGCAGatatttcttaccaacggcgcgagttagtcgttgatcgaccagcaactcccaaccggtaagaagacggaagtccagcaaattgcgattccACCACCAGCCTCTTATacgtgccacgcgacactcttcttcacgcgtcaggttataccgcaatcccgctgcacaaacataATAATCGTTAGTAAAGTTATAGGTCTACGCGTTGGAGAtaccgccaactatgttcagcggagtcCGGTAGACAACCTCGGATgtgttgaaactccgacttaatcctaaacgtcggctccccctcgttggacccagcttggtactcccacccctccgtggcaacgcagaaggtcccccgccagtaggacatggaatcccttaggttctcgatcagcttgggcgctccctggcggcggcttaAATTCACCtgcctctgcaaccttggcgcttcacatacaccagttcgtagaaatgaagcacctccgccacagtaggtccctcacaaccggacaaccaccatagtgagttcagcgccagcattaaccgccacatattggggcaaatttgcccaaaggcaaggccaaactcgcacaccaatatctgaagatttggcaccagcgggagtgtcactccttggcggaatatcgcctcatgaaTGGCGGCAAACCCtgctgggagaatcgacgccttctcatccaccttcggcggacgcagcttcaccgaacccagcaaccggaacatccgccTCACCCGATTAACGGCGGcagcattcatccgccctcctgcctcgtcaacaagggtgccgtcctggaggacccacgctgactcggCATCCTCCCCCGCCATCTCTCCCCCACCAGCGGAgccactggcggcactattacttgccaaccgctcatcaCACCTATTTTTGGCAGCGGCGGCCTCTCCGGCCCTAGAACTTTCCGGACGTGCGGCACGACCCATAACTACTTCTtagggtatggtctgtagcggctcaacctctagcggttctggcagtgaggttcctgcatgggcagacggacgcaacgagtcaataaatattctattcGCCACGCCGAACGACActtcagacccggaatcctcactgctcgaaatctctacgacgttagccatcccaaaccctaaaacccaaataagTTAGCACAAACAAGATCTAGCCTATGCCTATATCAGTTTTAGCCAAAAACACcaagaacagtttacccagaaaaagccaaaacaaaaacaaacacacgcaacccagattcgaccatctagcaaaatcctaaacaccaaccctctgccaaacaccataacccaccccccaATCGCACTTCATACCCTCAAAGCATACTAAAGAAGAGCAGAAAGCATCCCAAAaaccagaaacaacaaaacccagaaagtagcagatccaatgaaacagggaaaagggaATCTAAGTACCAACCTCAGTGGTGAAACCTACGGTATGATGGTGCGCAATAATCTTAGGTAGGTGAGATCGTCGTTTCTCCGGGAACAATATCTCCAGACTCCGGTAgcctctttcttcagtctcggacAAACAGAGAGTGAAGACGACGGGtgtgagtttgaagcttttagcaaagtgtcaaatctcgcttaGTTTCCCCCcattttatgtcaacatcagcgcatTCTAAGCCGTccactcaaaaacgacatcgcgcaccagccgtacacgtgtcccacgtctccacttactctccggattaaccgaggcgtcgcctcggttacaaaatccataattactagcattaatggcgagaagacggccaggcttaggagacaaacctacagacgctaaccctctaggggttggacacgtgtcgcccagcatcagacgaagcgtctaatggaagtaaccacttgggaagaaTTCACCAAGAGTCGaagaagtctccgctgagcgaaaccccgccagcggaacttctcccttgtcatcttccaagcagcgaagtctccactgagcgaaaccccgccagcggaacttctcccttgtcatctttcaagcggcgaagtctccgctgagcgaaaccccgccagcagaacttctcccttgtcatctttcaagcggcaaagtctccgctgagcgaaaccccgccagcagaacttctcccttgtcatcttccaaacggcgaagtctccgctgagcgaaaccccgccagcagaacttctcccttgtcatctttcaaacggcgaagtctccgctgagcgaaaccccgccagcagaacttctcccttgtcatcttccaagagtcgaagtctccgccagcggaacctctTCCTTGTCATCTTACAAGCGGGGCGGCTTCCGCTACACAcatctagcggaacccccttttccGGCTTGCCAGCTGCGTACTTGGTTCAGCACAGTATTGCTCAACAAAATACCGCCAgacacgtctactggacgctgtttcctgctacagtcagcggggggatatccgccagcggcgaatcccgaggccacgcctcactctgacaacgaccgccacgcggcgttaccgtcagaccgtccctacgggacacggggacttgtcaacagtctacgacggccctgatcaggcacgttgacccccgtcatttgggtactaaagattgggctcgctacccaacaccctctgctccgtgcagctccccctcaacaaacaatttactgACCGTCCGGAGATCTATCttcgccggggagtgggggactccctagaGGGCccagcaggggcccacccgaaagggtataaagcgtttgctcagtaaatccatggttgacaacgcactgacgctaattatgctgttgcaaagtctagcggaagataacgcttcaaaccgctgaacaactccccaaccaagattgccctccttaactggggacttgggggacttgtacatacatgtacatttacaagcataattagctataatgggctacgctcattgtaccgccagaggtactaattcccgctaaaggaataacatgcagatacacagccaggcgggcaacagcctgagactcggatcacccccagatcaccgccgacacgccgccacgcgccgcgccaagatggcatcagaagctcccagagctggggactgaagcacatcagtcccacatcgaaaacaaagagaggatcaacctcctcctcacctataaaaggttctctcctctctcctcattaattacgcatttaatacttacctactgttactttgtcaacataaatacattgactaacttaggcatcggagagtcgaagaccgcccagtgcggtctccctctgacgccctctgtattttacttgacaggtagcggaagctttgagaacgtcacaagtattgctccgcccaccggatcagcgttaacaaaggttcagctaccgctgaacttttagacattaacaattcCTTTCAAAAACTCAACAAagggaaacaactcacaccttaaTTCCTTTCAAAACCTCAACAAAatgaaaacaactcacaccttgattcctttcaaaactcaataaaggaaaacaactcgcaccttgattcctttcaaaactcaaaatcctCTTCTCAAAAGGAAGCACATAAATCACTCTGtcacaaaatcatattaattgtcCACTTAGCAATTCAAATATGAAAACCaggtccccccccccccagacAATACAAGTCAACACaatgacaaaatcatattaattgttaatctaacaattcaaataacaTAAGTCACTCTGtcacaaaatcatattaattgttCACTCAGCAATTCAAATATGAAAACCAAGTCCTCCCCGACAATACAAGTCAACACaatgacaaaatcatattaattgttaacctaacaattcaaatatgaaaaCCAGGTCCCCTTTGGataataaaagaaataataCCCCTGAGACTCTCTTTTagaacacgtactcatgagtcgCAAGTAACTTCCAGCTACCCCTATGAGATATAATGGCAGGCATACTAGAGTTCTAACTGAATCTTAACCAATCACTCGGCCAAAGGTTCGGTATCTCGATTAACTTGCCCGAGATCACTCCCCGTGACCCCTGGTCTTCAAGCCTCCCCGGCCCTCAGACCAAAACAGTTATAAAAGTCAACGCAATTCAAAGGAAAAAATAGAAATATTTGGATTGTGTAGGTAAGGTAGATGTTGCCCGGTAGCTAGGGCCGATAGTAGTACACTGGCCGCGAGAGCAAGTAGGAGAGGCAACTAACGAAGTAGCGAGACTGCATGGCTGGATCAGTCACCCGGGCAAACCAACCCCCCCTCTTTTTAGACTGATCAAAGTCGCAGCGaccgaaacttgttatgaaatGAAGGAgcagctttctttctttttttgtcaaGACTAAAATTttttacacaaatctcaaatcCTCAGGCTCTCAGCCTTCAGACCAAAATATTTAAAGAAGTCAACTCTAGACtcaaaaatgttacacaaatctcaaatcCTCAGGCCCCAACCTTcaaaccaaaacatttaaagaagTCAACTCAAGACTCAAAAATGTTATATAAATATCAATAAAAGATGTCACACCACTGTGACCCTAATCCTCATACCCCCGATCTTCAAGTCAAAACATTTAAATAAGTCACACAagactcaaaaatatttcacATAACTCATAGTActtttttcaaaacaatataaatcacCCATTTCACAATATATTGCTTTCCTTGAAAAGTCaagcctcaaaacaataaaatgaacatAATCACTAATATTGTTTCCATCACGCAATAAATCcacttatatataaatatatatatatatatatatatatatatatatatatttcacgtaaatacacacacacacacacacatatatgtggtcatccactcagggatgtgtcactaataccaactatagttcacgatttaaataaataaatccgacAATAAGAAaattccgttcataaatgaacctcgtGAGATTACTCACTTTAAGATCCCGCTGTGTCTTCTTACACCGAACGAGACTAAGCACAATATCCCTAAAACTCCACTCAAAATGATCTTGTCACGCACCTAAGCAACAAGGTCACAACTCAGTACAACGAAACACAAAAATGTTTAAAGTTCAAAACACGCGAATGATAAGCCGAAGACTACGTAAATTGAGACGAagcttcatccgagaccacccaaggtcttcggaacacttcaAGGATCAATTTGTCAAAACAACAAGTCGATCCAACGGGCGGATCCTCATGGATTGAAAACATAATGAACCAAAACTATGTTACACCTAGCATGTCACGAACGATCGAAATATACTACAAcctatatatcaaaatgctcgcaTCGATAAGTAGATGATAACAGAGCAAGAAAAGCTCCAACCACGGCCAGATGCGCCACCACTCCGACCTCAAAACCAGGTCAATCCAACCGTCCAGAATGTTGATATGGTCAGAAAACCAACTTTCATAACATACACCAAGGCCAATTCGGCCTAGATCGCCGCTGATagatcaaaatttcaaatcagaaaTTGGAGCTCCACACTTCAAATCGACCTTCAAGGTTACCATGGATCGAACCAGCAAgaggaaagcttcaaaatcCGGGTGGTTTCAAGCCAAACCACCGCCGGAAAATAGAGAACCAATCGTTTCAAGCCAAACCACTGCCAGAAAATAGAGAACCAATCGGGGCAGCGCCGCCGTGGTTTCCTCGCCTCAATCCTCCGAGTACGGTGCTCCACGGAGGAAGTGAGCTGCTGGGGGAGGAAGAGGGTGAAGAGGTGAGCCGGTCTGGGTCGGTTTAGCTGCCGGAGGTCGCCAGAAAAAGAAATGTTGGCCGGGTCAGGTCGAGTTAATACAAGTCGGGTCACCTGGATTCTCTAGAGAGTTTGGTTCTGGAAAATTCTGGAAACTTGTATGgaaattggattttttttttttttttttttcagaatttttctatttataggaAATTTTCCAAAATAGTAAAAACttccgctgaccataacttcttcatacgttCTCCAATTTTTGTgtgccgcatgtccacgaactcgtgtCAACGTGCTTTACGACTTTTATGAAagaatttttggagaaactcaacgaataaGCATGTACATAAACTCGTATCGACACACTCTATGACTTTAATGAATGAATTTTTTGGAAAAATttaacgaataaaaagtcaactcttgacCTCTCGAAAATAAgtcgtttcgagtaattattcatcCAAAACACTTTCACTTCACCTACAAAACAACTAATCATACAAACCAACAACTTAATAATTTCCATAAATCACACGAAAATTAATAAAGAAATTCTGGGGTACTATAATTGCAGACATGGCGTACATTCAGCTTCACAACGACAACGATGGTGGAGGTGGATCTTCATTATGAAAAGGTGAAAGGCTGGTGTTGGGGTTATGGTCTGTTTGACCATGGTGGACATGGGTGCGATTAGTTTCTCACCAAGAAACTTAGCGGTGCAGTGATAGTGGGACTTCTGGAGCCGGCAGCCGGATCTGGGTGGGATCGTggtcagggccggccctgagggctgccgcCTGAGGCAGCCGTCTCAGGCCACCGGCTCCCGAGGGCCTTAGAGGATTTAattctgcatatatatatatatatatatattttcgacgTAAGATGAAGTGTTGCTCCAGCGGAAGTGATGTTATTTTGCGTCCTCACCACCAAGGTTCGAACCGTAAGCCTGTTcacttctttttgtttgtttctttcatttattAAGTCAATTCCTTGGGCCCAGTTCGGACATTGCATACCCATTTcaggcttcttctttttttggtattttagaaatttcacttctttttgtttattttcaatTAATTAAGTCCGTTCATTGGCCCAGTTCGAACCTTGCTTCCCCATTtcagtcttcttcttttttttgtgtaTTAATTTTACATTTACTTTTATTCTCTCTGGCTTTTTGACAAAATATATTTACATTTATTCAAAACACATGATTTTGTACTGTTATGTGGCGCAAATTTTATTTAggaggccacattttaattatttgcCTTAGGCCGTTGgaatctcaggaccggccctgatgGTGGTTTAGGCCTTACACGTTTTCTTCTGGTGTCAAACCCAGTGGAGAGGATGGGTTCTGGTGTTCAACATGTAGGGCTAACGTCAGCAGGGGGACAAAATCCTAGCTTGGCCGAGATTGTGAACCGATCTGCAGAGTTGTTGAAGGTTGTGCCAAGCTGGAACGTGACTGCTTCGACGACGAGGACTGTGGAAAAAATGGTTATGACCACAGTGATGGAGGTGGAGCAGATGAGCGGTGTCAAGCGTCATGTTGGGTTGGTTCCAGCTTGACCCATAAAGAAAGCTAAGCTGAAGATTGATTCGTCTTCTTTAGCTTGTTTGGATGTTAAAGAAGGCTTTGACTTACCCAATCACAATGGGGTGGTGAAGATTTCTCCAGTGAAGAATAAACGGGGTAGACCTAAAGGGTCAAAAAACAAGAAAGGTTCTGGTGTGAAGAGTAAGAGAGTGGCCCGAAAATTGGTGGACGAAGGCAATATGATGGTGGATGCTGGGCCAGTGGAGGGTGAGACATCTACTTTGGTGGCTTCTGATGGGGCTTCATTGAAGGTCACTGAGGTGAAGGCTACTGAGGTAAGTGAGGGTTCTCTCCTATTAGAAATGGAGCCAGCTTCGGCTCAGGAATGAGATATGTCGCCaattttcccttgattttcgAGGATGTTTATGGATAGTTTTCTGCTGTGATTAATGATCTTTAAAAATGTTGAATTATTTAGATAGTGACTCTTTTAACAGTCTCACCAGAATGagtcattatgtgtaatttctTTAACAATGCAATAAGttgacaaaatatatatatatatatatatatatatacacacgagTTGACTTGAGCTCGATCTTGGTTTTTTTGACTCGCGAGTCGAAAGCACACTCGGTTACACTAGTTTTGGTCCAACCAAACCAAGTGAATACCAACCGTTCATCAAAGGCAACCAACCTCTTGATTTCCATCCCCCACAATCCAACGGCGCATAAACTCTCTGTCACTGCCACAGTTAATGTCTCATTACTACGTTTTTTCTTGGTCTGAGATCACAACGTTTACTCTGCCTCTCTCTGTGATGGGTTTGCTGacgttttgttttttgttgtctACGGAAAGCCTGATATAAAGGATGCAAAGATAGGAGCTTTAATCTCAAAGCCGAATAATCAGTCCATCTCATATTCTAGCTGAATCTGGTAAAATTTTCTatctccttcattttttttttttttatcattattttgggtttagggttttgatttcTGTATAATATTGTTGTTATCTGTTGGTTAATCTAGATAATTATTTGTGGGTTTTGAGTTTTGTCATGGAGTTAATATCATTTCTTGAATTTGATCGTTCTGGGAGGATGGGCAGTACTTGGGAAAGTTTTAATCAGTGGATTGTGTGGATATGAAGTTTTTGAGACATGGGATTTTGTGTAGAATTGGACTAGTTTGCTTTTACAGTAAGTGGGTCTTCTTGTTTTGAGGCTTTTGTGCATTGGCTTGTGTTTTACTACTGGTTTCAGAACTAACAGTTAGTGAAAAGGCAATGCATATCCGATCAATTTGTAATTACCCTAAACCCACTTAGGTAGTTCAGATTCTGCAAGCTTGTTTTCTCTTAAGAACTATTCTTTTGAGGTTTTTGTGATATCAGATGATTATATTACACTTTTACATTCCACTTGTCTAATTTTATCTATTGTTagaatttggtttttgtttattatttgtcTCCATGCATATTTGCTATGAAGAGATAGTTTTCTGTTCGCACGAATCATGTAACCGCCTCGCTGTCTCCCCGTTCTTGGAGAGTGATTGTGTAATGTATGTGCATCTGCTATTCTCACAAACCATGTAGCTACCCCACTGTTTAACAATGTGATAAAGAAGATCTTTTTGATAGGATGGCATTGCTTATACCAACTACATTGATCGCAATCCTGCTTGCCAGCTTTTACTTATTCACATTAACATGTTAAAATGTAGTATTGCTCATTTAAGGTTTTATAGAAATTACATAAAAGAGGGACTAATAACGGTTCTGATTGTGTCGCAGCTTACATatgaaataaaaacaaattctTCAAAGCATGTAGTTTCAAATTTTCCACATGTTACAAGCTGCATGCAAGCCAATGAGGATATCAGATGAATTTTTCATCTGTTAAGAAAGAGAAGGGGATTTGTAGATAGAGTGCACAAATACAGAAAGCTCATTTTTACCAATCTATGCATTCTCGCCCTCTAAGTTGGTTGGCGGACTTAGATGGATGTTCCCTCTCCAGAACCACATAGCGACTCTCGAAGTGACCAATATCCTTTGCTACTAGAGCAGATGGAAAGCCCCAACAGTCATGTGCACGTAATTGACGTAACGAGGAATGATGATACCTCATCAAGTTCATCTAATGATGATCAACCTCCTAGAGTGGACTTACCTCAGCATGAAGATAGACTGTCACGTATTACACATGCCCCCACTTATCAGGCTGCTTCAACTTCGTCAAACAGATTAAGTGCTAGGAGTTCATCATTTATGAGGCGGGGTGATGGGTATAGTCGCCACAGAAGAAGCCCATTGAATTCAGGGCTGTGGCTTTCTGTTGAACTTCTTGTCACTATGAGTCAGATAATAGCATCTATTGTTGTTTTGTCATTGTCGACAAATGAAAATCCGCAAGCCCCTTTGTTTGCATGGATTGTGGGTTATGCATCTGGCTGTGTTGCAACACTACCTATTCTTTACTGGAGATTCCGTAACCGCAACAGGGGTgctgagctagaatccactcaATCTCATCAAGGGTCTTCTGAACGCAATCCTCCTGAACCAACTTCTTATACAGCTATTTCAATTACTCCAGCTTCAGACGAAGAAAGAAATCACACTACAGAAACAGTCATGAGAAACCCTCAAGTTGCAGAACCCTCAAGTGcaaggtttttgtttttccttttacGTTTCATTTCATATTTTATTAACTAGGATGCCCTTCATTGTACTTGTTGATACTGTCGTCCGCCAGGTTTCCTGGTGAGCATGCTGGATAACTACATATGtattttcatatatatacatacctGTGTTTGCTCTGATAACTACATGCTTTCATATATTTACAAATACctattatgtgtgtgtgtgtgtgtgtgtgtgtgtgttgtgtcAAAGCTCTTCTAAGGATTCTGTACCAAGTCAtgctttgttttcctttgtaaTGTTTTGCTATTATTTGTACGCCTTTGCTGGATTACAATTCTATGATGAACAATTTACCAATAAAAGTATATGATACTGTTAAAAAACTCAGAGCACACACACTTTGTAATGTTTTGCTATTATTTGTACGCCTTTGCTGGATTACAATTCTATGATGAACAATTTATCAATAAAAGTATATGATACTGTTAAAAAACTCACAgcgtgcacacacacacacacacacacagagaatATGTTTTTAAGGAGTAGTGTTCACCTGGAATTAAATCCAAGCGTGCGTGACCACAAATCCATGGTCACCTGGTGACCGGGTGAACATGACTGAAATTTTAAGTACAGCAGATTTCTAAAACCTTACTCTATTCCATAGAGTGGTCACCTCATCTAGGTTTTATTGTTCTTTacaaaagtttttattttttggctaCTTGGCTGTCTTTTATACTCTGGTTGCTATCCATGCTAAGATAGAAACACGCATCTTGATAAGTTGTATGGTGTGAGCTCACTTATTAGAAATTACTTTTGAGAATTAAGTCAGAAGATTTGTTTAGTGTTGAATTTGTTTTCATGTACATATCTAAATAACACAATAAATTGCAACATGATGAACACGTAGATTGAAGTCCTATTTGCTACATCAAATGTTGTAACTACTATTTTCAAGATATTTGTAAGCATCTTTTATTCTTTCGCTTTTTCTGTTTTCATAATGATCCATACAAATCAGACATCATATATAGATCGTGTCATTAACTAAAGAAGTTACTGTGTTGCAGACTTAATGGGTTGGTGGATCATTTCAAGATGGCATTAGATTGCTTCTTCGCAGTCTGGTTTGTTGTGGGAAATGTGTGGATTTTTGGAGGTCACTCTTCTCCCTCTGATGCTCCTAAATTGTATAGGTACCTCTTAATGACAGAGTCTTTAACATTCGCTA encodes the following:
- the LOC133725172 gene encoding E3 ubiquitin-protein ligase At1g63170, which codes for MDVPSPEPHSDSRSDQYPLLLEQMESPNSHVHVIDVTRNDDTSSSSSNDDQPPRVDLPQHEDRLSRITHAPTYQAASTSSNRLSARSSSFMRRGDGYSRHRRSPLNSGLWLSVELLVTMSQIIASIVVLSLSTNENPQAPLFAWIVGYASGCVATLPILYWRFRNRNRGAELESTQSHQGSSERNPPEPTSYTAISITPASDEERNHTTETVMRNPQVAEPSSARLNGLVDHFKMALDCFFAVWFVVGNVWIFGGHSSPSDAPKLYRLCIVFLTFSCIGYAMPFILCATICCCLPCIISVLGFREDHAQTRGATTESINALPTYKFKLKRNGMNDDQESNTSGEGGLLAAGTEKERAISEEDAVCSICLANYSDNDEVRELTCSHVFHVECVDKWLKINASCPLCKSEVGESSGTTPARDSSQQ